In a genomic window of Candidatus Leptovillus gracilis:
- a CDS encoding NAD(P)-dependent alcohol dehydrogenase, producing MKAIVQNDYGSPDVLKLAEVAQPAMKDNQVLVRVKAASINAGDVFTMRGSPWLVRLTTGFPKPKNHVLGMDMAGVVEAVGSSVTQFRPGDAVYASCNGALAEYASVAEDKLALKPVNLAFEQAAAIPTGAITALKGLRDVGQLQPGQKVLINGASGGVGTFAVQIAKALGAEVTGVCSTRNVDMVRSLGADDVVDYTQKDFTQNGRRYDLILDNVASHSFSDMMRVLTPEGRLVPNSGHGGMGYVFKAFLLSPFLRQLGSMYLTVPDGNDLTQLKEWIETGQVRPVIERTYPLREAPEAFRYLEKEHARSKVVITVAE from the coding sequence ATGAAAGCGATTGTTCAAAACGACTACGGTTCACCCGATGTTCTCAAACTGGCTGAGGTTGCCCAGCCGGCGATGAAAGATAACCAGGTATTGGTTCGCGTCAAAGCTGCTTCCATTAATGCCGGGGATGTGTTCACCATGCGCGGCAGCCCGTGGCTGGTCCGTTTGACAACCGGGTTTCCCAAACCCAAAAACCATGTGCTGGGCATGGATATGGCTGGGGTAGTTGAGGCGGTTGGGTCCAGCGTAACGCAGTTCCGCCCCGGCGACGCGGTGTATGCCTCTTGCAATGGCGCGCTGGCCGAATATGCGAGCGTGGCGGAAGATAAACTGGCGCTCAAGCCTGTCAACCTCGCCTTCGAGCAAGCCGCTGCCATTCCAACCGGTGCGATTACCGCCCTGAAAGGCTTGCGCGATGTCGGCCAGTTGCAGCCGGGGCAGAAGGTGTTGATCAACGGGGCTTCAGGCGGGGTGGGCACGTTTGCCGTGCAAATCGCTAAAGCGCTCGGCGCCGAAGTGACTGGCGTATGCAGCACGCGGAATGTGGACATGGTGCGCTCCCTCGGCGCGGACGACGTTGTGGATTACACCCAGAAGGACTTCACACAAAACGGCCGTCGCTACGACCTGATCCTGGACAATGTCGCCAGCCATTCGTTTTCAGATATGATGCGCGTCCTCACCCCAGAGGGGCGGCTCGTTCCCAACAGCGGTCACGGCGGCATGGGCTACGTGTTCAAGGCGTTTTTGCTCTCACCGTTCCTGCGCCAATTGGGGAGCATGTACCTGACTGTGCCAGATGGCAACGACTTGACGCAATTAAAGGAATGGATCGAAACCGGGCAGGTCCGACCGGTCATTGAACGAACCTACCCGCTGCGCGAGGCGCCCGAGGCATTCCGCTATCTGGAAAAAGAACACGCCCGCAGCAAAGTGGTCATCACGGTAGCGGAATGA
- a CDS encoding MBL fold metallo-hydrolase yields MIEILQLPLGPLQTNCYVLVCEETLDTAVIDPSWNGRAIAATLDERGYNLSHILLTHSHFDHVAGLAELQAEKPAPIYIHPEAIDMLQHATMSGALWNIRFPALPPPDELLSEGQVVWVGKTAVHVLFTPGHAPGHVSFYLPEHGVVFVGDVLFQQSIGRTDLPGGDLSLLLRSIREKLLILPDETRVFPGHGPATTIGAEKQNNPFLQ; encoded by the coding sequence ATGATCGAGATTCTGCAACTGCCTTTAGGTCCGCTGCAAACCAACTGTTATGTGCTGGTATGTGAAGAAACGCTGGATACGGCCGTCATTGACCCCTCCTGGAACGGCCGGGCCATCGCCGCCACCCTGGACGAGCGCGGTTACAATCTCAGCCACATCCTGCTTACCCACAGCCACTTCGACCACGTCGCCGGGCTGGCCGAACTGCAAGCCGAAAAACCGGCGCCCATCTACATCCACCCCGAAGCGATTGATATGCTGCAGCACGCCACCATGAGCGGCGCGCTGTGGAACATCCGCTTCCCCGCCCTGCCGCCGCCGGATGAACTGTTGAGCGAAGGGCAGGTTGTATGGGTTGGGAAAACGGCCGTACACGTCCTCTTCACCCCCGGCCACGCGCCCGGCCATGTCAGCTTTTACCTGCCTGAACATGGCGTTGTTTTTGTCGGCGATGTGCTGTTCCAACAGAGCATCGGCCGTACCGACTTGCCCGGCGGCGATTTGAGCCTGCTGCTGCGCTCCATCCGCGAAAAACTGCTCATTCTGCCCGACGAGACCCGGGTCTTTCCCGGTCACGGCCCCGCCACCACCATCGGCGCGGAAAAACAAAACAACCCGTTCCTCCAATGA
- a CDS encoding DUF1501 domain-containing protein, with protein MTVSHLTRRDFLAGMATGVTAVWPAWMPRLAFAPPQTNARGDVLLVLFLRGAADALNMVAPHGEEAYYRARPTLAIARPDHSSVNSRERVIDLDGFFGLHPALRPLLNAWQTGHLAIVHACGAPDESRSHFKAMALMERGVADERGPASGWINRHLASHNTGNNSPIRAIGLGETLPRSLYGAVPATAMHSIVAFHLSGDAQRARQMTAVLRDLYWQKDELGVMGRETLAAINTLEKLDPARYLPQGGGLYPESDFGYSLRQIAMLIKADAGLEVAAVDLGGWDTHFGQGGSNGLMAGLLADLGQGLAAFHADLLDYMGHISVVVMSEFGRRVFENASLGTDHGHGGMMMLLGGHVAGGQVLGDWPGLEGGSLFGPGDLMVTTDYRDVLAEVIQIRLGNTAVDQVFPHYQPTHHGFVS; from the coding sequence ATGACTGTTTCACACCTGACACGACGTGATTTTTTGGCAGGAATGGCGACAGGGGTAACGGCCGTGTGGCCGGCCTGGATGCCCCGTTTAGCCTTTGCGCCGCCCCAAACCAACGCCCGCGGCGACGTGCTGTTGGTGCTGTTTTTGCGCGGCGCGGCCGACGCGCTCAATATGGTGGCGCCACACGGTGAGGAGGCCTACTACCGTGCCCGCCCCACACTGGCGATTGCCCGCCCCGACCACAGCAGTGTGAACAGCCGCGAACGGGTCATTGACCTGGATGGCTTTTTTGGCCTGCATCCGGCGTTACGGCCGTTGCTGAACGCCTGGCAAACGGGCCATTTGGCCATCGTCCACGCCTGCGGCGCGCCGGACGAGTCGCGCAGCCATTTCAAAGCTATGGCGCTGATGGAACGGGGCGTGGCCGATGAACGTGGTCCCGCCTCTGGGTGGATCAACCGCCATTTGGCCAGCCACAACACCGGCAACAACAGCCCCATACGCGCTATCGGCCTGGGAGAAACGCTGCCGCGCAGCCTCTACGGCGCTGTTCCGGCGACAGCCATGCATTCAATTGTTGCGTTTCACCTGAGCGGGGATGCACAGCGGGCGCGGCAGATGACGGCCGTGCTGCGCGACCTGTACTGGCAAAAAGACGAACTGGGCGTGATGGGGCGCGAGACGCTGGCGGCTATCAACACGCTGGAAAAACTAGACCCGGCCAGGTATCTGCCTCAAGGTGGTGGACTCTACCCGGAAAGCGATTTTGGCTACAGCCTGCGTCAGATTGCCATGCTGATTAAGGCAGACGCGGGGCTAGAGGTGGCTGCCGTGGACCTGGGCGGTTGGGATACGCATTTTGGGCAGGGCGGCAGCAACGGGCTGATGGCCGGTTTGCTGGCCGATCTGGGGCAGGGATTAGCCGCTTTTCACGCCGATTTGCTGGATTACATGGGGCACATCAGCGTGGTGGTGATGTCGGAATTCGGGCGAAGGGTATTTGAAAATGCCAGCCTGGGCACCGACCATGGACACGGGGGGATGATGATGCTGCTGGGTGGGCATGTGGCCGGCGGGCAGGTATTGGGTGACTGGCCAGGCCTGGAAGGGGGTTCGTTGTTCGGGCCGGGCGACCTGATGGTAACGACAGATTATCGGGATGTGTTGGCGGAGGTCATACAGATACGGTTGGGCAATACGGCCGTGGACCAAGTGTTCCCGCATTACCAGCCAACCCACCACGGTTTTGTCTCCTGA